A part of Acaryochloris thomasi RCC1774 genomic DNA contains:
- a CDS encoding DUF445 domain-containing protein, with amino-acid sequence MNWSTLWVIALPPVAGGVIGYFTNDLAIKMLFRPYRAIKLGGRALPFTPGLIPRNQDRLAQKVSDAIMTSLLTPEELQAIAQRLLQTERIQSIILWLLRLALDQVKADKKEKTAAILSLILHDFASQSLPRLVAQLAEQDDFLEAQLNQIFDQIVLDLQLNEAQARQLADWVLDDVFPVKTLRLILTDFLTDRNIATLDASFRERTRGTYWLVANAVGAESALVRFRTFLIEEPRAATLVLKDLIVSLGMRQGLTEWFSGFSLQTLPNKTVKELRRAFRESVRSYTQTRGEPVLQRLTQSFDWDETAKVLVQRLSVSEAVADSLDTISQELALILERYLEGDLEQLVAKALPILNLDQVIIDRVNQTPPEDLETAIQGIVKTELQAIVTLGGVLGVLIGLLQSVLLVFR; translated from the coding sequence TTGAACTGGTCTACGCTATGGGTGATTGCCTTGCCACCGGTTGCGGGTGGCGTGATTGGCTACTTCACCAATGATCTGGCGATCAAAATGCTGTTTCGCCCCTACCGCGCCATTAAGCTAGGCGGGCGAGCGCTGCCGTTCACTCCAGGCCTAATCCCTCGGAATCAAGATCGGCTAGCGCAGAAGGTCTCTGATGCGATTATGACATCGCTGCTGACGCCAGAAGAGCTACAGGCGATTGCCCAGCGGCTGCTGCAAACAGAGCGGATTCAGAGCATTATTTTGTGGCTGCTGCGGCTGGCGCTCGATCAGGTAAAAGCCGACAAAAAAGAGAAGACAGCCGCCATTCTGTCGCTCATTCTTCATGATTTTGCCAGCCAGTCTCTGCCTCGGCTAGTGGCCCAACTGGCGGAGCAAGATGACTTCTTGGAGGCGCAGCTCAACCAAATTTTTGATCAAATTGTTCTAGATTTGCAGCTCAATGAAGCGCAGGCTCGGCAATTGGCGGACTGGGTGCTGGACGATGTTTTCCCGGTCAAAACGCTGCGATTGATTCTCACCGACTTTCTGACGGATCGCAATATCGCTACTTTAGATGCCAGCTTTCGAGAACGAACGCGGGGCACCTATTGGCTGGTCGCCAACGCGGTGGGGGCCGAAAGTGCACTCGTCCGTTTCCGCACGTTTCTCATTGAAGAACCCCGTGCAGCCACGCTGGTGCTGAAGGATCTGATTGTCTCTTTAGGGATGCGGCAAGGGCTAACGGAATGGTTCTCTGGTTTTTCACTGCAGACGCTACCGAATAAAACGGTAAAAGAACTGCGTCGCGCCTTCCGTGAAAGCGTACGCAGCTATACCCAGACCCGTGGGGAGCCGGTGCTGCAAAGGTTAACGCAATCCTTTGACTGGGACGAGACCGCCAAGGTTTTAGTGCAGCGGTTAAGTGTCTCAGAGGCAGTAGCTGATTCTTTGGATACGATTAGCCAAGAGTTAGCGTTGATTTTAGAACGTTACCTAGAAGGTGATTTAGAGCAGTTAGTGGCGAAAGCACTTCCCATTCTGAATCTAGATCAGGTGATTATCGATCGCGTCAATCAGACTCCACCAGAGGATTTAGAGACGGCAATTCAGGGCATTGTTAAAACAGAGCTGCAGGCTATTGTGACGCTGGGTGGTGTTTTAGGAGTCTTGATTGGTCTACTGCAGTCAGTGTTATTGGTGTTTCGTTAG
- a CDS encoding ABC transporter ATP-binding protein yields the protein MTTITHPRTEPLQTEPQPIIQTFNLQKAYRTGFWMNRKVSSLKQCSLQVMPGETFGLLGPNGAGKTTLLKTLLGIAKPTAGRGFVLGKPLGDRNVKQKIGYLPENPYFYDHLTGWEFLEFIAGIFQIPAKVQRRRIPELLDLVKLDRSAAKKKQMRKYSKGMLQRVGMAQALINDPELVFLDEPMSGLDPLGRYQIREIILSLKQQGKTVFFNSHVLSDVEIICDRIAILAKGELICEGTMDELLGTSSEHYQVKGKGGSQQVLQDWVADLDFQAGQWRGRLQGNAEDFLRSLSAMEATLLKLDLVRPSLEDFFIQQLRQRDMQISR from the coding sequence ATGACTACGATTACCCACCCTCGAACTGAACCGTTGCAGACAGAACCGCAGCCAATTATCCAGACGTTCAATCTCCAGAAGGCTTATCGAACCGGCTTTTGGATGAACAGAAAGGTTTCTTCGCTTAAGCAGTGCAGTTTACAGGTGATGCCGGGAGAAACGTTTGGACTGCTCGGTCCCAATGGAGCGGGTAAAACGACGCTGCTCAAGACGCTGCTGGGGATTGCCAAGCCCACTGCAGGGCGTGGTTTTGTATTGGGTAAACCGTTAGGCGATCGCAACGTCAAACAAAAGATTGGCTATTTGCCTGAGAACCCTTATTTCTACGATCATCTAACGGGCTGGGAGTTTTTGGAATTTATTGCGGGCATCTTTCAGATTCCGGCGAAGGTGCAGCGGCGGCGCATTCCTGAACTGTTAGATCTGGTGAAGCTAGACCGATCAGCGGCGAAGAAAAAGCAGATGCGGAAGTATTCGAAGGGGATGCTGCAGCGGGTCGGGATGGCCCAGGCGCTGATTAATGATCCAGAGCTGGTGTTTTTAGATGAGCCAATGTCGGGGCTTGATCCACTAGGGCGCTACCAAATCAGGGAAATTATCCTGTCGCTGAAGCAGCAAGGCAAGACGGTGTTCTTCAATAGTCATGTGCTGTCGGATGTGGAAATTATTTGCGATCGCATCGCCATCCTCGCCAAGGGAGAACTAATCTGCGAGGGCACGATGGATGAGTTGCTCGGCACTAGTAGCGAACATTATCAGGTGAAAGGGAAAGGCGGCAGTCAACAGGTGCTGCAGGACTGGGTTGCCGATCTTGATTTCCAGGCGGGGCAGTGGCGCGGTCGGCTGCAGGGAAATGCAGAAGATTTTTTGCGATCGCTCTCGGCAATGGAGGCCACATTGCTCAAGTTGGATTTAGTGCGGCCTTCGTTAGAGGATTTCTTTATTCAGCAGCTGCGCCAGCGCGATATGCAAATCAGCCGTTAG
- a CDS encoding glycosyltransferase family 2 protein, with the protein MSHTLSVIITCYSEGDLLHEAVQSVISQSKTPLEIIVVNDSSTDPETIKACRTLDANPLVTVINRHENGGTSAARNDGVQAATGDICLMLDGDDLLPPEALSTVQNVFDQHPAAGFIFGDYLRQDNPQQPAQCITPGQPILSYQLKARPLSLSSNWTLLGTSPIKRKLWQSVGGYDLNFGVQDLHDVEFWVRVLATGCSYAYAPQPIYLWRKYFGSNSRQVTPLAWYRLAESHFDIYCASGLEYRANELLLLGSKWMYQTEKIQYYGGALFQNIRQGQYQFSSFLALMIPAGVLQLFSEYKRRNR; encoded by the coding sequence ATGTCCCATACGCTTTCAGTCATCATCACTTGTTACTCAGAAGGTGATTTATTGCATGAGGCAGTCCAGAGTGTCATAAGTCAGTCTAAGACTCCCTTGGAAATTATTGTTGTGAATGATTCCTCTACGGATCCTGAAACGATTAAGGCTTGCAGAACCCTTGACGCTAATCCTCTGGTGACCGTTATCAATCGTCATGAGAATGGTGGTACCTCAGCAGCACGTAATGATGGTGTGCAAGCTGCAACTGGTGATATTTGCTTAATGCTAGATGGGGATGATTTGCTTCCGCCGGAGGCTTTATCAACAGTACAGAATGTTTTTGATCAGCACCCAGCGGCTGGGTTTATCTTTGGAGACTACCTGCGCCAAGATAATCCCCAGCAGCCAGCTCAGTGCATTACTCCCGGGCAACCCATTCTCAGCTACCAATTGAAAGCTCGCCCCTTGTCCCTTAGTTCTAATTGGACTTTATTGGGGACTTCTCCTATTAAGCGAAAACTTTGGCAAAGTGTTGGTGGTTACGATCTCAACTTTGGGGTTCAAGATTTACACGATGTTGAATTTTGGGTGCGTGTGCTAGCAACGGGTTGTTCCTATGCTTATGCCCCTCAACCGATTTATCTCTGGCGCAAGTACTTCGGTAGCAATAGTCGCCAAGTAACCCCGCTAGCCTGGTATCGCCTTGCCGAATCACATTTCGATATCTACTGTGCCTCTGGACTGGAGTATCGCGCCAACGAGCTTCTATTGCTGGGTAGTAAGTGGATGTATCAAACAGAGAAGATTCAGTATTATGGTGGGGCCCTATTTCAAAATATTAGGCAGGGGCAGTATCAATTTTCTAGTTTCTTAGCATTAATGATTCCGGCCGGAGTCTTACAGTTGTTCTCTGAATATAAAAGGCGCAACCGATAG
- a CDS encoding glycosyltransferase family 2 protein translates to MSGRMLSPAKELVFIIIPVHNRKEITLACLENLDVTGDLGKFHVVVVDDGSTDGTGVAVRNAFPQVNVLEGHGSLWWTGAIVQGMKYSYEQGAKYFIWLNDDSTILRDTLSSLVDYCQKHPRSIIGSQGFCQNGGLAYGGKKKTLRGYRFIQAPDNSVISCDLLSGNIVCLPREVIDEIGYPDFFRTPHYGGDSLYLIRAHQHKFSIFVDGRYPAVSLPGQSPLYPTNWLSTDNEPNQLIKLMFNPYSGLSWRVWFHINWEAYSFWGLVMFLKKYTSILCITFYRYIRRFSHLC, encoded by the coding sequence ATGTCTGGTCGTATGCTATCTCCCGCTAAGGAACTAGTGTTTATTATAATTCCAGTTCACAATCGCAAAGAAATTACGCTGGCTTGTCTAGAGAATCTTGATGTAACGGGTGATCTAGGAAAATTTCATGTTGTTGTTGTTGATGATGGTTCTACTGATGGAACAGGAGTAGCTGTTCGTAATGCTTTTCCGCAAGTTAATGTACTCGAAGGTCATGGAAGCCTTTGGTGGACTGGGGCGATCGTTCAAGGGATGAAATATTCCTATGAGCAGGGAGCTAAGTATTTCATCTGGCTGAATGATGATTCAACGATATTGCGAGATACACTTTCTAGCTTGGTGGACTATTGTCAGAAACATCCACGTTCAATTATTGGCAGCCAAGGCTTTTGCCAGAATGGGGGATTAGCGTATGGCGGCAAGAAAAAAACTCTACGAGGATATCGTTTTATTCAGGCACCAGATAATAGTGTTATTTCATGTGATTTGTTAAGTGGTAATATCGTTTGTCTTCCTAGAGAAGTCATTGATGAAATCGGCTATCCGGATTTTTTCAGAACACCTCACTATGGAGGGGATTCGCTGTACCTGATTAGGGCGCATCAACATAAATTTAGTATTTTTGTTGATGGCCGTTATCCAGCAGTTAGTCTTCCTGGCCAATCACCTCTTTATCCCACTAACTGGTTGTCCACAGATAACGAGCCAAACCAACTCATTAAGCTAATGTTTAATCCTTACTCCGGTCTCAGTTGGCGTGTCTGGTTTCATATCAATTGGGAAGCCTACTCTTTCTGGGGTTTAGTAATGTTTCTAAAAAAATATACTTCTATTTTATGTATAACTTTCTACCGATATATTCGTCGGTTTAGTCATCTATGTTAA
- a CDS encoding glycosyltransferase family 2 protein gives MQHTNDLLVFIIIPVHNRKSITFSCLKHLREIGDLCRYQIVVVDDGSTDGTFTMLEEDFPEVTVLSGDGDLWWAGAIVRGMEYAIEHGADYFVWLNDDTFPSVGTIKRMVAECAEHTKIIASAQCYSAQNLQYPTYGGHKKSLTSTRLIFTPKNSLVECDCLSGNLVCFPKIVVDQLGFPPADKLPHCLADIAYTWQAKKYGYRLRVIGDATAVCEFNPSEEGWASSPISMKARWKEIFTLKSNLYPPAFWYFCRKTYDQLALFVFVRMYLNFILFIILRALLPVSILQKIRDLKNILYKDQLSKEFASSFDANSVEMEMKNK, from the coding sequence ATGCAGCATACAAATGATTTATTAGTCTTTATTATTATTCCTGTTCATAATCGAAAGTCAATAACATTTTCCTGCTTAAAGCATCTCAGAGAAATAGGAGATCTATGTCGTTATCAGATTGTGGTTGTTGATGATGGTTCAACTGATGGTACATTTACCATGCTTGAAGAGGATTTTCCTGAAGTAACTGTTCTGAGTGGAGATGGGGATTTGTGGTGGGCAGGGGCAATTGTAAGGGGTATGGAGTATGCAATTGAGCATGGAGCTGATTACTTTGTTTGGTTAAATGATGACACCTTCCCCTCTGTTGGAACTATTAAAAGGATGGTTGCAGAATGTGCAGAGCATACGAAAATTATTGCATCTGCCCAATGCTACTCCGCCCAGAATCTGCAATATCCTACTTACGGTGGTCATAAAAAGTCTCTTACTTCTACCCGACTTATTTTCACGCCAAAAAATAGCCTTGTTGAGTGTGATTGTTTAAGTGGGAATTTAGTATGCTTCCCAAAAATAGTTGTAGATCAGTTAGGTTTTCCTCCTGCAGATAAATTGCCGCATTGTCTGGCAGACATAGCCTATACATGGCAAGCAAAAAAATATGGTTATCGTCTAAGGGTTATTGGTGATGCAACGGCTGTGTGTGAGTTCAATCCATCTGAAGAAGGATGGGCTTCAAGTCCAATATCGATGAAGGCTAGGTGGAAAGAGATTTTTACGCTGAAGTCTAACTTATATCCACCTGCATTTTGGTACTTCTGTAGAAAAACCTATGATCAGTTAGCGCTATTTGTTTTTGTCAGAATGTACTTGAATTTTATTCTGTTTATAATTCTAAGAGCTTTATTACCTGTTAGCATTTTACAAAAAATCAGAGATTTAAAAAATATTCTATATAAGGATCAACTCAGCAAAGAATTTGCATCAAGCTTTGACGCAAATTCTGTAGAGATGGAAATGAAAAATAAATAA
- a CDS encoding glycosyltransferase family 4 protein, whose translation MRVLHINQTDIEGGAAIAAYRLHEGLLENTVDSQLLVDICKSQNKLVSTISRKRAIDALVSRVFSGFGLNYLHILSSFNIKHQKSYQEADIVNLHNIHGDYFNYLALPHLTQQKPTVWTLHDMWSFTGHCAYSFDCNRWQIGCGQCPYPETYPQIGKDASHLEWRLKDWLYSHSNLDIVVPSSWLYKLTQASLLNKFPIHHIPNGINTSSYYPLDPQQCRAILGIPSNRRVLMFAADRLSDLRKGIDLLYRSLAQLSPSLKQEIILLTLGAGEVTPADDLGIQHISLGYTGSDRFKAIAYSAADLFLFPTRADNLPLTLQESMACGTPIISFDIGGVPDLVRPGKTGFLAKPEDSHDFAQGIIELLEDDALRASFGKKCRSIACEEYSLSLQAQRYIKIYEKIRKNAAYK comes from the coding sequence ATGAGGGTTTTACATATCAATCAAACCGATATTGAAGGTGGTGCTGCGATTGCGGCGTATCGATTACATGAAGGTCTGTTGGAAAATACAGTCGATTCTCAGCTACTTGTAGATATATGCAAGTCACAAAATAAGCTTGTATCAACCATCTCCCGTAAAAGGGCAATCGATGCCTTAGTCTCACGTGTCTTCTCAGGCTTTGGTCTCAATTATCTTCATATTCTCAGCAGCTTTAATATTAAGCATCAAAAGAGTTATCAAGAAGCTGATATCGTTAACCTCCATAATATTCATGGCGATTACTTTAATTATCTAGCGCTTCCCCATTTGACTCAGCAGAAGCCAACGGTTTGGACTCTTCATGATATGTGGAGCTTTACAGGGCATTGTGCTTATAGCTTTGACTGTAATCGTTGGCAGATTGGATGTGGACAATGTCCATATCCTGAGACCTATCCTCAAATTGGTAAAGATGCTAGTCATTTGGAATGGCGACTCAAAGACTGGCTTTATAGCCATTCTAATCTAGATATAGTTGTTCCGAGTTCTTGGCTATATAAACTGACTCAAGCAAGTCTTCTCAATAAGTTTCCTATTCACCATATCCCCAATGGCATTAATACAAGCTCATACTACCCTCTAGATCCTCAACAGTGCAGAGCTATTTTAGGTATACCTTCAAACCGCAGGGTGCTAATGTTTGCTGCCGATCGTCTCAGTGATCTACGTAAAGGCATTGACCTGCTATACAGATCCCTCGCGCAATTATCCCCTTCCCTAAAACAGGAAATTATTCTTCTGACGCTGGGGGCTGGTGAGGTAACGCCTGCAGATGACCTTGGTATTCAACACATCAGTTTGGGGTATACAGGAAGCGATCGCTTTAAAGCCATTGCCTATTCTGCTGCTGATCTCTTTCTATTTCCGACTCGTGCGGATAATTTGCCGCTCACATTGCAAGAAAGTATGGCTTGTGGAACCCCCATTATTTCTTTTGATATAGGAGGCGTTCCTGATCTCGTCCGACCTGGGAAGACGGGGTTTTTAGCTAAACCAGAAGACAGTCATGATTTTGCCCAAGGAATTATAGAACTACTCGAAGATGATGCCTTACGTGCCTCTTTTGGGAAAAAATGTCGTAGTATTGCTTGCGAAGAATACTCACTCTCTTTACAAGCTCAAAGATATATAAAAATCTATGAAAAAATAAGAAAAAATGCAGCATACAAATGA